A window of Rhizobium acidisoli contains these coding sequences:
- a CDS encoding DUF982 domain-containing protein, producing the protein MSKRRSFKPVKITINGKVRTVYNVVQAGNALLNDWPDQTPAAKVAERLVLDVFNDAAGPEQVRRAFITAAKASDIKYSS; encoded by the coding sequence ATGAGCAAGCGACGAAGCTTCAAACCGGTGAAGATCACCATCAATGGCAAGGTCAGGACGGTCTATAATGTCGTCCAGGCCGGCAACGCTTTGCTGAACGACTGGCCCGACCAGACGCCGGCGGCCAAGGTTGCCGAGCGGCTTGTGCTTGACGTGTTCAACGATGCCGCCGGGCCCGAGCAGGTGCGGCGGGCGTTTATTACCGCGGCCAAGGCGAGCGACATCAAATATAGCTCCTGA
- a CDS encoding S24 family peptidase, whose translation MLKDQEQFEREERAKRLVMARKNAGFAGPKAIVDRFGWNANVYKAHESGRNGFGIADAKKYARAFKVNLNWLQFGTGNALDPDELPVSVADVPKISWVSAGQLSEQAPITDFSEFPTVAALDLPDGEWIALEVEGNSMNKISPPGSIIFVNLRDKRLAPNALYVVADETGAATYKRYRPNDNPPFQPASYEDVPPPEFHGAVTIVGRVRRSIIEM comes from the coding sequence ATGTTGAAAGATCAGGAACAATTTGAGCGCGAAGAACGCGCAAAGCGGCTGGTCATGGCCAGGAAAAACGCCGGCTTTGCCGGGCCGAAGGCGATCGTCGATCGGTTCGGTTGGAATGCGAATGTCTACAAGGCGCATGAGTCCGGCCGCAACGGCTTCGGCATTGCCGATGCGAAGAAATATGCCCGCGCCTTCAAGGTCAATCTGAACTGGCTGCAGTTCGGAACCGGCAACGCGCTCGATCCGGACGAGCTGCCGGTCTCCGTCGCCGACGTGCCGAAGATCTCCTGGGTCAGCGCCGGCCAGCTGAGCGAGCAGGCGCCGATCACCGACTTCTCCGAATTCCCGACCGTGGCCGCCCTCGATCTGCCCGATGGCGAATGGATCGCGCTCGAGGTCGAAGGCAATTCGATGAACAAGATCTCGCCGCCCGGCTCGATCATCTTCGTCAACCTGCGCGACAAGCGCCTGGCGCCGAACGCGCTCTATGTCGTCGCCGACGAGACGGGGGCCGCCACCTACAAGCGCTATCGCCCGAACGACAACCCGCCCTTCCAGCCCGCCTCCTACGAGGATGTGCCGCCGCCGGAATTCCACGGCGCCGTCACCATCGTCGGCCGCGTCCGCCGATCGATCATCGAGATGTAG
- a CDS encoding sigma-70 family RNA polymerase sigma factor, with translation MNALQLFRTGRDYIEIAAVLGMSVPSVEIEIHRLRSAEKGDTAQQDHAGAEIRRFPHRIQPGTPVNFFGGQRRRV, from the coding sequence ATGAACGCGCTCCAGCTCTTCCGCACCGGCAGGGACTATATCGAAATCGCAGCCGTGCTCGGCATGTCGGTGCCTTCGGTGGAAATCGAGATCCACCGGCTTCGAAGCGCCGAGAAGGGCGATACCGCCCAGCAGGATCATGCCGGCGCCGAGATCCGCCGCTTTCCTCACCGGATCCAGCCGGGCACGCCGGTTAATTTTTTCGGCGGGCAGCGGCGTCGGGTTTGA
- a CDS encoding GcrA cell cycle regulator, translated as MRAEFWTEDKIVKAEKLWSDGMSARAIAEMFGSKKNTVIMMARRNRERFPARQDARQKLPQAEAAPEPPRHPDRVRRVTFSGAEVTMPRVPFIDGPAP; from the coding sequence ATGAGAGCCGAATTCTGGACGGAAGACAAGATTGTCAAGGCCGAGAAGCTCTGGAGCGACGGCATGTCGGCAAGAGCGATCGCCGAGATGTTCGGCTCGAAGAAGAACACCGTCATCATGATGGCGCGCCGCAACCGCGAGAGGTTCCCGGCCCGCCAGGACGCCCGGCAGAAGCTGCCGCAGGCCGAGGCCGCGCCGGAGCCGCCCCGCCACCCGGATCGGGTCAGACGTGTGACCTTTTCGGGCGCCGAGGTAACGATGCCGCGCGTGCCGTTCATCGATGGGCCGGCGCCATGA
- a CDS encoding response regulator transcription factor, whose amino-acid sequence MSPAIKSNVTPRETEIIGWMAAGKTAAEIGTILGISHITVNTHIANAKARLGVFKDTALVAAALRNGIIR is encoded by the coding sequence ATGAGCCCGGCCATCAAGAGCAACGTCACCCCGCGCGAAACCGAAATCATCGGCTGGATGGCGGCGGGAAAGACCGCCGCCGAGATCGGCACCATTCTCGGCATCTCCCACATCACCGTGAATACGCACATCGCCAACGCCAAGGCGAGACTCGGCGTCTTCAAGGATACCGCACTTGTCGCCGCCGCACTGCGCAACGGCATCATTCGATAG
- a CDS encoding class I SAM-dependent methyltransferase, giving the protein MAENDYDAFAAAYDADNEANAWNAYYERPAILALVGEVAGLSVLDAGCGGGAHAAALVARGAVVTGIDASAGMLQIAQRRLEGRARLLQADLSEALPFEDHAFDLILASLVLHYLPDWSAPLLEFNRLLPPGGRLVFSTHHPFMDHPSSGRDNYFETYSFDETWQHGGQEIAMRFWHRPLHAMFDALKAAGFQIDTVSEPQPDPRAAELFPQAYRSLTTTPRFLFFSVVKA; this is encoded by the coding sequence ATGGCCGAAAATGATTACGATGCCTTCGCGGCGGCATATGACGCGGATAATGAGGCCAATGCCTGGAATGCCTATTACGAGCGGCCGGCCATTCTTGCCTTGGTCGGCGAGGTCGCCGGTCTCTCCGTGCTCGATGCGGGATGCGGCGGCGGGGCGCATGCGGCAGCGCTCGTCGCGCGTGGGGCCGTGGTGACCGGGATCGATGCCAGTGCCGGCATGCTGCAGATCGCGCAACGCCGCCTGGAAGGGCGCGCGCGCCTGCTGCAGGCGGATCTCAGCGAAGCTTTGCCCTTCGAGGATCACGCCTTCGATCTGATCCTGGCCTCGCTGGTGCTGCATTATCTGCCGGACTGGTCGGCGCCGCTCCTGGAATTCAACCGGCTGCTGCCTCCAGGCGGCCGCCTGGTTTTCTCCACCCACCATCCCTTCATGGATCACCCGTCGAGCGGCCGCGACAATTATTTCGAGACCTACAGCTTCGACGAGACCTGGCAGCACGGCGGACAGGAGATCGCCATGCGCTTCTGGCACCGGCCGCTGCACGCCATGTTCGATGCACTGAAGGCGGCCGGATTTCAGATCGATACCGTCAGCGAACCCCAGCCCGATCCCCGCGCTGCCGAGCTGTTTCCGCAGGCGTATCGGAGCCTCACGACGACGCCGCGGTTCCTGTTCTTTTCGGTGGTGAAAGCATGA
- a CDS encoding nucleoside deaminase, which produces MENHEPFLREAIALSKSAMDQGDEPFGSVLVKDGEVILRAENSVFTGHDMTNHAEMNLIKSAAKHYDTGFLADCTLYTSTEPCAMCSGAIYWSGIGRMVFACSEARLGEIAGIGLNVPSRAVLQTGARTVTVVGPTNLEDEAAEVHQAFWPKHLGKA; this is translated from the coding sequence ATGGAAAACCACGAGCCGTTTTTACGCGAGGCGATTGCGCTCTCGAAATCCGCGATGGACCAAGGCGACGAACCATTCGGCTCGGTGCTGGTGAAGGATGGCGAGGTCATCCTGCGCGCCGAAAACAGCGTCTTCACCGGCCACGATATGACGAACCACGCCGAAATGAACCTGATTAAATCTGCAGCGAAGCACTACGACACCGGTTTTCTCGCCGACTGCACGCTCTATACCAGCACGGAGCCGTGCGCGATGTGCTCCGGGGCGATTTACTGGTCAGGCATCGGGCGCATGGTGTTTGCGTGCTCCGAAGCCCGGCTTGGCGAGATCGCCGGGATCGGGCTGAACGTGCCGAGCCGGGCGGTCTTGCAAACCGGCGCGCGCACCGTCACTGTGGTTGGCCCGACGAACCTCGAAGACGAAGCCGCGGAAGTGCATCAGGCATTCTGGCCGAAGCATCTCGGCAAGGCTTAG
- a CDS encoding DUF805 domain-containing protein codes for MEPLRDAKSRSSPKTEPVLVFQLPFDAASMQPSDYERESVFLDQLQGGTVLKIFSLRGRLGRLRYFLFTVAVIAIAAAAIFVLTRLLTLPGTRQAFSLVQGLVALTYLLAIIASLCLMARRLHDFDQSGWWTLSVFVLHLLYSYYQAVGSLTAVILMGIFLLAVHLAIILTPGSKNPNRFGEVPGAVGAPI; via the coding sequence TTGGAACCCCTTCGTGATGCGAAAAGCCGTTCCTCGCCAAAAACAGAGCCTGTGCTCGTCTTTCAATTGCCGTTTGACGCTGCTTCAATGCAACCGTCTGACTATGAGCGCGAGAGTGTTTTTCTCGATCAGTTGCAAGGGGGTACAGTGCTCAAAATATTCTCGTTACGGGGTAGGCTTGGTCGTCTTCGCTATTTCCTGTTTACCGTGGCAGTCATCGCTATCGCCGCCGCCGCGATATTCGTGCTCACTCGCCTGCTGACGCTGCCCGGCACTCGGCAGGCGTTTTCATTGGTTCAGGGGCTGGTCGCCCTAACCTATCTGCTGGCTATCATCGCCAGTCTTTGCCTGATGGCGAGGCGACTGCATGACTTCGATCAGAGCGGCTGGTGGACCCTTTCAGTCTTTGTGCTTCACTTGCTCTACAGCTATTACCAAGCAGTTGGCTCCCTGACCGCGGTAATTCTCATGGGCATCTTTCTGCTGGCCGTCCATCTTGCAATCATCCTCACGCCTGGCTCGAAGAATCCCAATAGGTTTGGCGAAGTGCCCGGCGCCGTCGGAGCGCCCATTTAG
- a CDS encoding glycosyltransferase family 25 protein: MNMRATPAALMPAIHPVSLRVDTYLINLDRAPLRRFRMERLLVGIGLAFERVAAVDGAGLSLPHPDFDEAAYLSRHGRRPNPFEIGCFFSHVECARRFLSGNAEFALILEDDLDFDEDLADVIEAALQHQTRWDILRLSTVNTGRKHRVEALTASRSLAIALTREKGSGAYLINRKAAGWIAGSMLPMRLPYDLAFDLEFDEGLSACFVDPLPVSQRADACSQIQAGLSAYRLGRRRPWSVLPYRAAAEIRRFAARFGRLVAWRVSGQDRSPGMKGQDRSPGSSGKPIETMRPG; encoded by the coding sequence ATGAACATGCGCGCCACGCCTGCCGCCCTGATGCCGGCGATCCATCCGGTCAGCCTGCGGGTCGACACCTATCTGATCAATCTCGATCGGGCGCCGTTGCGCCGGTTTCGGATGGAGCGCCTGCTGGTGGGCATCGGCCTTGCCTTCGAGCGGGTGGCGGCGGTGGATGGGGCAGGGCTCAGCCTGCCGCATCCGGATTTCGACGAAGCCGCCTATCTGAGCCGGCATGGCCGCCGGCCGAACCCTTTCGAGATCGGCTGCTTTTTCAGCCATGTCGAATGCGCCAGGCGCTTCCTCTCCGGCAATGCCGAATTTGCGCTCATTCTCGAAGACGACCTCGATTTCGACGAGGACCTCGCTGACGTGATCGAGGCCGCCCTGCAGCACCAGACGCGCTGGGACATTCTGCGTCTTTCCACCGTCAATACCGGGCGCAAGCATAGGGTGGAGGCGCTCACCGCATCGCGCTCGCTCGCCATTGCGCTCACCCGCGAGAAGGGCTCCGGCGCCTATCTGATCAACCGCAAGGCGGCGGGCTGGATTGCTGGTTCAATGCTGCCGATGCGGCTGCCCTATGATCTCGCCTTCGACCTGGAATTCGATGAGGGCTTGAGCGCCTGCTTCGTCGATCCGCTGCCGGTCAGCCAGAGGGCGGATGCCTGCTCCCAGATCCAGGCAGGGCTTTCGGCCTACCGGCTTGGCCGCCGCCGGCCGTGGAGCGTTCTGCCCTATCGCGCGGCGGCCGAAATACGCCGCTTTGCCGCCCGCTTCGGCCGCCTCGTGGCGTGGAGGGTGAGCGGTCAAGACCGCTCACCCGGGATGAAAGGTCAGGACCGCTCACCCGGGAGCAGCGGAAAGCCGATCGAGACGATGAGGCCGGGCTGA
- a CDS encoding sensor histidine kinase produces the protein MMPSENHTHFSASFSSLRRSTPFRLAVTFVVLFVVTFFLSGAIIYHMLDLGLSRDLEQSLTEMNALIVSTYEPGDTQDLVNTLNNYASFQSTSDGLYSLTDHAGKKLAGNFAAPPIPNGVYTVTSRDVGLKGHERYRMQVSTIGPYSLVVGENFNDVEEMLRIVLVSFEWAAAIVVATAIGGGVFLAVRAQARLDRVALTMNDVSHGALDARIPISGNGDDLDTVAIQINAALVRLQTLVESMRQVSSDIAHDLKTPLNRLRLTLDAAVAGNDRQADVSALLDEARHESDRINATFEALLRISQIEAGARKERFQATDLDAVLAVISEVYVDVAEDAQKSLRITARCPAMIRGDRDLLTQMLANLVENAINHCPAGTAITVSLSRQHDRAILSVADTGPGIPAGEREKVFRRLYRLDKSRTTSGSGLGLSLVKAIAELHAAEITMGDNQPGLIVSIGFPLLPGERS, from the coding sequence ATGATGCCGTCCGAAAACCACACACATTTTTCGGCATCATTCTCCAGCCTGCGCCGGAGCACGCCGTTCCGGCTTGCCGTCACCTTCGTCGTGCTTTTCGTCGTCACCTTCTTTCTGAGCGGCGCGATCATCTATCACATGCTGGACCTTGGCCTCTCCCGCGATCTCGAACAGTCGCTCACCGAGATGAATGCGTTGATCGTTTCGACCTACGAGCCCGGCGACACCCAGGATCTCGTCAACACGCTCAACAATTATGCGAGCTTCCAGTCTACCTCCGACGGGCTTTATTCGCTGACCGATCATGCCGGCAAGAAACTCGCCGGCAATTTCGCCGCACCGCCCATCCCGAACGGCGTCTATACCGTCACCTCCCGCGATGTCGGGCTGAAGGGCCATGAACGCTACCGGATGCAGGTGTCGACGATCGGCCCCTACAGCCTGGTGGTCGGCGAAAACTTCAACGATGTCGAGGAGATGCTGCGGATCGTGCTGGTGAGTTTCGAATGGGCCGCGGCAATCGTCGTGGCGACGGCAATCGGCGGCGGCGTGTTTCTCGCCGTTCGCGCCCAGGCGCGGCTGGACAGGGTCGCGCTCACCATGAACGATGTCTCCCACGGCGCGCTCGACGCCCGCATTCCGATCAGCGGCAATGGCGATGATCTCGATACGGTGGCGATCCAGATCAACGCGGCGCTGGTGCGGCTGCAGACCTTGGTCGAGAGCATGCGGCAGGTGAGCAGCGATATCGCCCATGATCTGAAGACACCGCTCAACCGGCTGCGCCTGACGCTCGATGCCGCGGTGGCGGGCAATGACCGGCAGGCGGATGTCTCAGCCCTTCTCGACGAAGCGAGACACGAGAGCGACCGGATCAACGCCACCTTCGAGGCGCTGCTGCGCATCTCCCAGATCGAGGCCGGCGCCCGCAAGGAGCGTTTCCAGGCGACCGATCTCGATGCCGTGCTTGCGGTGATTTCCGAAGTCTATGTCGATGTCGCCGAAGATGCGCAGAAGTCGCTGCGGATCACGGCGCGCTGTCCGGCGATGATCCGCGGCGATCGCGATCTGCTGACCCAGATGCTCGCCAACCTGGTGGAAAATGCGATCAACCACTGCCCGGCCGGAACGGCGATCACCGTTTCGCTCAGCCGCCAGCACGATCGCGCCATCCTCTCGGTCGCCGATACCGGCCCCGGCATTCCCGCCGGCGAAAGGGAAAAAGTCTTCCGGCGGCTCTACCGGCTGGACAAAAGCCGCACGACATCAGGAAGCGGGCTCGGGCTCAGCCTCGTCAAGGCGATCGCCGAGCTGCATGCGGCTGAGATCACCATGGGAGACAATCAGCCCGGCCTCATCGTCTCGATCGGCTTTCCGCTGCTCCCGGGTGAGCGGTCCTGA
- a CDS encoding winged helix-turn-helix domain-containing protein, with the protein MRILLIEDDRKTSDYIAKGLSEAGHVCDVVGDGRDGLFQAQREAYDVIVVDRMLPGLDGLAIIRSLRAAKVGTSALFLTSIGGVDDRVEGLEAGGDDYLTKPFAFSELLARVNALGRRPPVQEQKTVLKVADLELDLIRREARRAGQAIELQPREFTLLEVLMRGEGRVITKTMLLERVWDFHFDPKTSVVETHISRLRAKVDRPFQAQLLHTVRNTGYSLHAPRTG; encoded by the coding sequence ATGCGGATCCTGCTTATCGAGGACGATCGGAAGACGTCCGATTATATCGCCAAGGGCCTTTCCGAGGCAGGCCATGTCTGCGATGTGGTCGGCGACGGCCGCGATGGGTTGTTTCAGGCGCAGCGCGAAGCCTATGACGTCATTGTTGTCGATCGCATGCTGCCGGGGCTGGACGGGCTGGCGATTATCCGGTCGCTCAGGGCCGCCAAGGTCGGCACATCGGCGCTGTTCCTGACCTCGATCGGCGGCGTCGACGACCGGGTCGAGGGGCTGGAGGCCGGCGGCGACGATTATCTCACCAAACCCTTTGCCTTCTCCGAGCTGCTGGCCCGCGTCAACGCGCTCGGCCGCCGGCCACCGGTGCAGGAGCAGAAGACGGTGCTGAAGGTTGCCGATCTCGAGCTCGATCTGATCCGCCGCGAAGCCCGCCGCGCCGGCCAGGCGATCGAGCTGCAGCCGCGCGAATTCACCCTGCTCGAAGTGCTGATGCGTGGCGAAGGCCGGGTCATCACCAAGACGATGCTGTTGGAACGCGTCTGGGATTTCCACTTCGATCCGAAGACCAGCGTCGTCGAGACCCATATCAGCCGTTTGCGGGCCAAGGTCGACAGACCGTTCCAGGCCCAGCTTCTGCATACGGTCCGCAATACCGGGTACAGCCTGCATGCGCCCAGGACAGGATGA
- a CDS encoding winged helix-turn-helix domain-containing protein: MRRGRDVEIGAKPLAMLTYLVRNEGRVVSKDELMQAVWPGVIVTEDSLTQAISQIRKAIGADGLIRTLFRRGYLFENKQSAADAMPEKAFVRALPLAVAPFRLIGPGSDAAWFAEAFSTEVASRLARYHDLEVTWLPEKAVPSPLRATLGFDLNGMVQSVDGMMKVTAVLTEMSSGRIVWSASWDGAIANALEIQSEIAEGIVNALAGHGVLLNVAAEHLHRRAAADRDAFELYLRGRYHTNRFNREDAEKALHCFQRAIEIDPLFSRAWLGLAWSHDELASFGVDMSENDAAALNSARRAVELDPFDAEALVALGEMLGNMGQMEAAEAALDRALGLGPSNADVLAMFSGWAPVFGRIEEGIAAAEKARRLNPSWPIWYDSSFRRASFHAGRYEEALSFILRRQPNTRSMDDLVTAACCAVAIGRPEEAAGWRDQAMLIGYKSASQYLDHAGVKRPEQRAHILDLLKSAQFPVLPGEA; the protein is encoded by the coding sequence ATGCGGCGCGGCAGGGATGTCGAGATCGGCGCCAAGCCACTCGCCATGCTGACCTATCTCGTCCGCAACGAGGGCCGCGTGGTTTCCAAGGACGAGCTTATGCAAGCGGTCTGGCCGGGTGTCATCGTCACCGAGGATTCGCTGACCCAGGCGATCAGCCAGATCCGCAAGGCGATCGGCGCCGACGGGTTGATCCGCACCCTGTTCCGGCGCGGCTATCTGTTCGAGAACAAGCAATCGGCCGCCGACGCCATGCCGGAGAAGGCCTTCGTGCGGGCGCTTCCCCTGGCGGTTGCCCCGTTCCGTCTGATCGGCCCCGGCAGCGATGCGGCCTGGTTTGCCGAGGCCTTCTCCACCGAGGTCGCCTCCAGGCTGGCGCGCTACCACGACCTCGAGGTCACCTGGTTGCCGGAGAAGGCAGTCCCCTCGCCTCTGCGCGCAACGCTCGGCTTCGACCTCAACGGCATGGTGCAGTCGGTCGACGGCATGATGAAGGTCACCGCCGTGTTGACCGAAATGTCGAGCGGCCGGATCGTCTGGTCGGCAAGCTGGGACGGGGCGATCGCCAATGCGCTCGAAATCCAGTCGGAAATCGCCGAGGGCATCGTCAACGCGCTTGCCGGCCACGGCGTGCTGCTGAATGTCGCCGCCGAGCACCTGCATCGACGGGCGGCGGCCGATCGCGATGCCTTCGAACTCTATCTGCGCGGGCGATATCACACCAATCGCTTCAACCGGGAAGACGCTGAAAAGGCGCTGCACTGTTTCCAGCGGGCAATCGAGATCGATCCCTTGTTTTCCCGCGCCTGGCTCGGTCTTGCCTGGTCGCATGATGAGCTCGCCTCGTTCGGCGTCGACATGAGCGAGAACGATGCTGCGGCGCTCAATTCCGCCAGGCGCGCCGTTGAACTCGATCCGTTCGACGCGGAGGCGCTGGTGGCGCTCGGCGAGATGCTCGGCAATATGGGGCAGATGGAAGCGGCGGAGGCGGCGCTGGATCGGGCGCTCGGTCTCGGCCCGTCGAACGCCGATGTGCTGGCGATGTTCTCCGGCTGGGCGCCGGTCTTCGGGCGCATCGAGGAGGGTATCGCTGCGGCTGAAAAGGCCCGGCGGCTCAATCCGAGCTGGCCGATCTGGTACGACAGTTCCTTCCGTCGCGCCTCCTTCCATGCCGGCCGATACGAGGAGGCCTTGTCCTTCATCCTGCGCCGGCAACCGAACACACGCTCGATGGACGACCTGGTAACGGCTGCCTGTTGTGCCGTTGCCATCGGCCGGCCGGAAGAAGCCGCGGGCTGGCGCGACCAGGCGATGCTGATCGGCTACAAGTCGGCCAGCCAATATCTCGATCATGCCGGGGTGAAGCGGCCGGAGCAGCGCGCCCACATACTCGATCTGTTGAAGTCGGCGCAGTTCCCGGTCCTTCCCGGAGAGGCGTAG
- a CDS encoding EthD family reductase: MIKMSVYYPAAGGSKFDHDYYRTSHMPLIQERLGDACLRYEIEKGLAGREPGSAPQFVAACHIYSPTLGTFQEAFAPHRAEIVADVANYTDIAPIVQISEIVGG; the protein is encoded by the coding sequence ATGATCAAAATGAGCGTCTACTATCCGGCCGCTGGCGGCTCGAAGTTCGATCACGACTACTATCGCACCAGCCACATGCCACTGATCCAGGAACGGCTCGGCGATGCCTGCCTGCGTTACGAGATCGAAAAGGGCCTTGCGGGTCGCGAACCTGGAAGCGCGCCGCAGTTCGTCGCGGCGTGCCACATCTACTCGCCGACCCTGGGGACATTCCAGGAGGCGTTCGCTCCCCACCGCGCGGAGATCGTCGCGGATGTCGCCAACTATACGGACATCGCGCCCATCGTACAGATCAGCGAAATCGTTGGAGGGTAG
- a CDS encoding dihydrofolate reductase family protein: protein MAKLVFGMNISLDGYVDHQKFAPDPILFRHWIEQARGLTGSLYGRRLYEVMRYWDEDRAEWTPELHDFALAWRRQPKWVVSRSLTSVGPNATLIKEDIETAIRGLKAGLAGEIQVGGPELAGGLTDLGLIDEYRLYFHPVVLGRGKPFFTGPRPPLRLVASDLIGGDAVRLTYVPG from the coding sequence ATGGCGAAGCTCGTCTTCGGAATGAACATCTCCCTGGATGGCTATGTCGACCACCAGAAATTTGCGCCCGATCCCATCCTCTTTCGCCATTGGATCGAGCAGGCGCGCGGTCTGACCGGGAGCCTCTATGGCCGCCGCCTCTACGAGGTGATGCGCTACTGGGACGAAGACCGTGCCGAGTGGACCCCGGAGCTGCACGACTTCGCGCTTGCCTGGCGGCGCCAGCCGAAATGGGTCGTGTCGCGCTCGTTGACCTCGGTCGGGCCCAATGCCACGCTTATCAAGGAGGACATCGAGACGGCGATCCGCGGGCTGAAGGCCGGGCTTGCCGGGGAGATACAAGTCGGCGGGCCGGAGCTTGCGGGTGGACTGACCGACCTCGGCCTGATCGACGAATATCGGCTCTACTTCCACCCCGTCGTGCTCGGCCGCGGCAAACCGTTCTTCACCGGCCCGAGGCCGCCACTCCGCCTTGTCGCCAGCGATCTGATCGGCGGGGATGCGGTGCGATTGACCTATGTTCCTGGTTGA
- a CDS encoding NIPSNAP family protein produces MIHELRIYTCLPGRLPALQQRFETATLAIWERLGIRSLGFWTTMIGSSSNDLTYLLEWRSLAEREQKWAEFIADREWQEARAKSEADRPIIANIASSLLQPTSFYRGFSKPSE; encoded by the coding sequence ATGATCCACGAATTGCGCATCTATACATGTCTGCCGGGGAGGCTGCCGGCACTGCAGCAGCGTTTCGAGACCGCGACGCTGGCAATCTGGGAACGCCTCGGTATCCGCTCACTCGGCTTCTGGACGACGATGATCGGTTCTTCCAGCAACGATCTGACCTACCTCCTGGAATGGCGGTCACTGGCGGAGCGCGAGCAGAAATGGGCCGAGTTCATCGCCGATCGCGAGTGGCAGGAAGCGAGGGCGAAGAGCGAGGCGGATAGGCCGATCATCGCCAACATCGCCAGTTCGCTGCTGCAGCCGACAAGCTTCTACCGCGGCTTCTCCAAACCGTCGGAATAA
- a CDS encoding DinB family protein, whose translation MISADYCRLMARYNSWQNTSLVTAADGLTHAERWKDRGAFFQSIAATLNHLYWADALILARLTGNERPEETITHSLTSPSDWDAFKSLRLQRNIEIEAWAAGLRDAELDGMLVWYPGDGATRVERPKANCAIELFNHQTHHRGQVHAMLTAAGAKPEPTDLSRLP comes from the coding sequence ATGATCTCCGCCGACTATTGCCGACTCATGGCCCGCTACAACAGCTGGCAGAACACCTCTCTGGTCACCGCCGCCGACGGGCTGACGCATGCGGAGCGCTGGAAGGATCGAGGGGCGTTCTTCCAATCGATCGCCGCGACGCTGAACCATCTTTACTGGGCCGACGCCCTGATCCTCGCGCGATTGACGGGCAATGAGCGGCCCGAGGAAACCATCACGCACTCGCTGACAAGCCCATCGGATTGGGATGCGTTCAAGAGCCTGCGCCTGCAACGCAACATCGAAATCGAAGCCTGGGCGGCAGGATTGCGCGACGCCGAGCTCGACGGCATGCTTGTCTGGTATCCCGGCGACGGCGCAACGCGGGTCGAGAGGCCGAAGGCGAACTGTGCGATCGAACTCTTCAACCACCAGACCCATCACCGCGGCCAGGTCCACGCGATGCTGACGGCAGCCGGCGCAAAACCGGAGCCGACCGACCTTTCGCGTCTGCCATAA